One Paenibacillus riograndensis SBR5 DNA segment encodes these proteins:
- a CDS encoding helix-turn-helix domain-containing protein encodes MTIFVRDLTQEEGNRLKRIARKGADPVQVRRALLILASAQKMKVPEISRLYHISGEHIRHTIHRFNQEGLPSLKPKYCGGRPPTFTPEERSEIIELAQIPPKVAGYPFTNWSLSKLKQAVEERKIVSSISIETLRVILGEAKITYQNTKTWKDSNDPDFASKKNESKTSTRTHQWSGV; translated from the coding sequence ATGACTATTTTTGTTCGTGACTTGACTCAGGAAGAAGGCAACCGACTCAAGCGAATTGCACGAAAAGGAGCCGACCCTGTTCAGGTTCGTCGAGCTCTGCTTATTCTGGCTTCTGCCCAAAAAATGAAAGTACCGGAAATCAGTCGGCTTTATCATATCTCAGGCGAGCATATTAGACACACGATTCATCGGTTTAATCAGGAAGGGTTGCCTTCTCTTAAACCGAAATACTGCGGGGGACGTCCGCCCACCTTCACTCCAGAAGAACGCAGTGAGATCATTGAACTTGCCCAAATTCCTCCCAAAGTGGCCGGCTATCCGTTTACGAATTGGTCGCTTTCTAAATTGAAACAAGCCGTGGAGGAACGCAAGATCGTCTCTTCCATCTCCATTGAAACGCTCCGGGTCATTCTAGGCGAAGCTAAGATTACGTACCAAAACACAAAAACATGGAAGGATTCAAACGATCCGGACTTTGCGTCTAAAAAAAACGAATCGAAGACCTCTACCAGAACCCACCAATGGTCGGGCGTGTAA
- a CDS encoding helix-turn-helix transcriptional regulator produces the protein MLINLVRELQQAGDSRAAYGQFHLFDEISRLKTVSEIEDCLMERVIAPMASAFHEKLESQNKNISERMMEIIHKEYDVELTLDVCASRLNYHPNYLKTVFRKEAGVNFSEYVSNYRLGIAKRWLLETDMKISDIAIPLLI, from the coding sequence TTGCTCATTAATCTGGTCAGAGAGTTGCAGCAGGCGGGGGATAGCCGGGCTGCTTATGGGCAGTTTCATCTCTTTGATGAAATATCCCGGCTGAAAACGGTCAGCGAGATTGAAGACTGTTTGATGGAAAGGGTCATCGCCCCTATGGCCAGTGCTTTTCATGAGAAGCTGGAGAGCCAGAACAAGAATATCTCTGAACGGATGATGGAAATTATCCATAAGGAATATGATGTGGAGCTGACCTTGGATGTGTGCGCCTCGCGTCTGAATTACCACCCCAATTATCTGAAGACGGTTTTCCGGAAAGAAGCAGGGGTAAACTTCAGCGAATACGTATCCAATTACCGGCTTGGAATTGCCAAGCGCTGGCTGCTGGAAACGGATATGAAAATTTCTGATATAGCTATTCCTCTGCTGATTTAG
- a CDS encoding glycoside hydrolase family 43 protein, with the protein MYCERTGKFVMWMHLDNPTRTYAGAGVAVSDTPQGPFSFLHAKKPNRLDSRDMTLFQDTDGKVYLVHSANYNRTLYISELTDDYCDVTGLTFPVLEDQMREAPALMKRDEKYYMITSGCTGWEPNSALYAESEYLFNSWRLIDNPCEGPNYRQTFFGQSTYIFYVNGQPYLMLDHWVPHNLQGSGYSILPVTSEKGLLTVKWKDEFYGIKSRQ; encoded by the coding sequence ATTTACTGTGAGCGGACGGGCAAATTTGTCATGTGGATGCATTTGGACAATCCTACCCGGACCTATGCGGGAGCCGGAGTTGCCGTATCAGACACCCCGCAGGGCCCTTTCTCATTCCTGCACGCCAAAAAGCCGAACCGTCTGGACAGCCGGGATATGACACTTTTTCAGGATACGGATGGTAAGGTGTATTTAGTGCACAGCGCCAACTATAACCGGACCCTCTATATTTCCGAATTAACAGATGACTATTGTGATGTGACCGGATTGACGTTTCCCGTTCTGGAGGATCAGATGCGAGAGGCACCTGCATTGATGAAGAGGGACGAGAAGTATTATATGATCACCTCCGGTTGTACGGGGTGGGAACCTAATAGCGCCTTGTATGCGGAATCGGAATATTTGTTCAATTCATGGAGGCTTATTGATAATCCCTGCGAAGGCCCGAATTACCGGCAGACCTTTTTCGGACAAAGCACTTATATATTTTATGTGAATGGTCAGCCGTACCTGATGCTGGATCATTGGGTGCCTCATAATCTGCAGGGATCAGGTTATAGTATCTTACCGGTTACGTCTGAAAAGGGTTTGTTGACCGTGAAATGGAAGGATGAGTTTTACGGGATAAAATCCAGGCAGTAA
- a CDS encoding amidohydrolase family protein — protein MDRFGIAAGLVMPQPTLDNVFEVHSRIGDMMTKYPQRIYGMTSLDPWLAEDIYVAEVERCIKELGFVAIKLHPLGHNISPLSKLCNKIYELAELHQVPVLVHTGTGNPFSLPSLMIDPAKRYPGVSFILCHAGFAVYADEAIVAAKHCDNIYLEPSWCQTYMTRKMIDQVGLEKIIMGSDHISNLPVELAKYNNIGLSDEQLEAIFYNNPKRIFKLEEL, from the coding sequence ATGGATAGGTTTGGAATTGCAGCCGGGCTGGTCATGCCGCAGCCGACATTGGATAATGTCTTTGAGGTTCATAGCCGAATCGGCGACATGATGACGAAGTATCCGCAGCGGATTTACGGGATGACCAGTCTGGACCCATGGCTGGCCGAAGATATTTATGTGGCAGAAGTAGAGCGCTGTATTAAAGAGCTCGGGTTCGTAGCGATCAAGCTGCATCCGCTGGGGCACAATATCAGCCCGTTATCCAAGCTCTGCAACAAAATCTATGAGCTGGCTGAGCTGCATCAGGTTCCGGTACTGGTGCATACCGGGACGGGAAATCCGTTCTCACTGCCATCATTGATGATTGACCCGGCCAAGCGTTATCCCGGAGTATCCTTTATACTGTGTCATGCAGGCTTTGCAGTATATGCGGATGAGGCGATAGTCGCAGCCAAGCACTGTGATAACATTTATCTTGAGCCTTCCTGGTGCCAGACTTATATGACACGGAAGATGATCGATCAGGTGGGGCTGGAGAAAATCATTATGGGCTCCGATCACATCAGCAATCTTCCGGTGGAGCTGGCGAAGTATAACAACATTGGCTTGAGCGACGAACAATTGGAAGCGATTTTTTATAACAATCCAAAGCGGATTTTCAAGCTGGAAGAGCTTTAA
- a CDS encoding isocitrate/isopropylmalate dehydrogenase family protein, whose amino-acid sequence MSRYNISVLAGDGIGPEVTEEALKVLRAVQRNYGSFDLDFEQNGASSGQFLQMGKAMTEEQFGQAKAADAMLMGAIGLFEARHPDGREVNGDVIFRLRFDLDLYAGVRPVKLYEGVPGPLREQEKGIDYVVVRENIEGLYASRTGGCNVRDEIATDTIIITRTGTQKIVDYAFRLAAKRKGRAADGKSMVTCVDKANVLSSYAYFRKIYDEVAANYPDIAKDYAYVDAMAFYQVIQPAQYDVLVAENMFADILSDLSSATIGGLGLAPSGDIGDRHAMFQPSHGSAPGIAGKQIANPIATILSGGMMLDWLGEQHQDNALIQAGKDIEAAVAAVLKEGTIRTGDIGGKSSTSEVGDAVVQALTKQHEGAEAWSSSKE is encoded by the coding sequence ATGAGCAGATACAATATTTCTGTACTGGCTGGAGACGGAATCGGACCTGAGGTTACTGAGGAAGCATTAAAAGTATTACGCGCTGTACAGCGGAACTATGGCTCGTTTGATCTTGACTTTGAACAGAACGGTGCAAGCTCCGGCCAATTTCTGCAGATGGGAAAGGCGATGACCGAGGAGCAGTTCGGTCAGGCTAAAGCGGCTGACGCTATGCTAATGGGGGCCATCGGCCTGTTTGAAGCCCGCCATCCTGACGGTCGTGAAGTGAATGGAGATGTTATTTTCCGGCTGCGGTTTGACCTTGATCTGTATGCGGGTGTGCGTCCGGTGAAGCTGTATGAAGGGGTTCCGGGACCGCTCCGGGAACAGGAAAAAGGTATCGATTATGTAGTCGTCCGGGAAAATATCGAAGGCCTGTATGCCTCGCGAACCGGTGGCTGTAATGTCCGTGATGAGATTGCAACCGATACGATTATCATCACCAGAACTGGTACGCAGAAAATTGTTGACTATGCCTTTAGGCTGGCAGCGAAGCGCAAAGGCCGTGCTGCTGACGGTAAATCAATGGTCACCTGTGTTGATAAAGCCAATGTATTAAGCTCTTATGCTTATTTCCGTAAAATCTATGATGAAGTAGCAGCCAACTATCCTGATATCGCAAAGGATTATGCTTATGTAGATGCGATGGCCTTCTACCAGGTCATTCAGCCTGCCCAATACGATGTGCTTGTTGCGGAAAATATGTTCGCGGATATCCTGTCCGACCTCTCTTCCGCCACTATCGGCGGACTTGGGCTGGCGCCTTCCGGCGATATCGGTGACCGTCACGCTATGTTCCAGCCATCGCACGGCTCGGCGCCGGGAATTGCCGGCAAACAGATTGCCAATCCGATTGCAACAATCCTCTCCGGCGGCATGATGCTCGATTGGTTAGGTGAACAGCATCAGGATAACGCCCTGATTCAGGCAGGCAAGGACATCGAAGCGGCAGTAGCAGCAGTCTTGAAAGAAGGCACCATCCGCACCGGAGATATCGGCGGCAAATCTTCCACATCAGAGGTGGGAGATGCAGTAGTGCAGGCATTGACCAAGCAGCATGAGGGGGCAGAAGCATGGAGCAGCTCCAAGGAATAA
- a CDS encoding Gfo/Idh/MocA family protein — MEQLQGIIVGSGHFAHIQLEAWAEVQGGGIIAVVSRDVEGARKLAEAYQIQSWGADTEIHQLIDSLNPDFLDICTPPDSHLEYARIAADRGIAVLCQKPVAPTQEESEELVRYCRDKGVPVMINENWRWQGWYREIRSIIDSGRLGRLFQVYFAMRPGDGYGDSPYPLQPYFKDMEKFLLYETGIHWIDTFRYLFGEIASVYCQLRTWNPLVKGEDAATVLFTFVSGMTGIYDANRTVYNAEIRPPAYGKMTLEAELGNLRLDEDGRIFITLRGGTEQEHIYTIPDGWKGGSVISTHQHFIDGLHSGDSNYFETEGEKYMISQRIVYACYQSAKEQKAISIV, encoded by the coding sequence ATGGAGCAGCTCCAAGGAATAATTGTCGGCTCGGGCCATTTTGCCCACATCCAGCTGGAGGCGTGGGCAGAGGTTCAGGGCGGCGGGATTATAGCGGTCGTCAGCAGGGATGTTGAAGGAGCCAGAAAGCTGGCCGAGGCTTATCAGATCCAGAGCTGGGGGGCAGATACTGAGATCCATCAGCTGATCGACAGCTTAAACCCGGACTTCCTTGATATTTGTACTCCGCCTGATTCACACTTAGAATACGCCCGGATTGCTGCAGACCGGGGGATTGCTGTCCTGTGCCAGAAGCCTGTTGCGCCTACACAGGAGGAAAGTGAGGAACTCGTTCGCTACTGCAGAGATAAGGGCGTGCCAGTTATGATCAACGAGAACTGGCGCTGGCAGGGCTGGTATAGAGAAATCCGAAGTATTATCGACTCAGGTCGGCTGGGGCGCCTGTTTCAGGTATATTTTGCAATGCGTCCAGGTGACGGATATGGCGACTCCCCATATCCGCTGCAGCCTTACTTCAAAGATATGGAGAAGTTTCTGCTCTATGAAACTGGAATACACTGGATTGATACGTTCCGGTACTTATTCGGCGAAATTGCAAGCGTGTACTGCCAGCTGAGAACATGGAATCCGCTCGTCAAGGGAGAGGATGCGGCAACGGTGCTGTTCACCTTCGTCAGCGGGATGACAGGTATTTATGATGCCAACCGCACCGTGTATAACGCTGAGATCCGCCCGCCGGCTTATGGAAAAATGACGCTGGAAGCTGAGCTTGGCAATCTGCGGCTGGATGAAGACGGACGAATCTTCATTACTTTGCGCGGAGGAACCGAGCAGGAACATATCTACACTATTCCAGACGGCTGGAAAGGCGGCAGTGTTATTTCCACCCATCAGCATTTCATTGACGGGCTGCATTCAGGTGACAGCAACTATTTCGAGACTGAAGGAGAGAAGTATATGATCTCCCAGCGGATCGTATACGCCTGTTACCAATCGGCCAAGGAACAAAAAGCCATATCTATTGTATAG
- a CDS encoding TIM barrel protein yields the protein MINWREQLEISLVHPGLWPAAATDEQVWERSVRLVLEDSFFGRIEVAPIANPQRRRRFAEWLRVTNMKASYLLQPLIFGQGYNLQSADQAERELAIKALIAAMDDALESGADRVTVISGPEDPQAQLQPQLDRLSDSLLLLDQAAAERKLKLDLELFDTAVDKKRLFGDSRMADKLMQQLAGRTTHLALLADLSHVPLLGETIEDTVSNTQAWLGHVHIGNCCTNPEDERYGDKHPYFGYPGGCHDVPEVARFLQALISAGYLSSDRIAGLGIEIITAVDEDPGLLIAGAKRTLLKALQAVETRSPKAGDLI from the coding sequence ATGATCAACTGGAGAGAACAGCTGGAGATAAGTCTGGTGCATCCCGGGCTCTGGCCGGCTGCCGCTACTGATGAGCAGGTATGGGAGCGTTCCGTCCGTCTGGTACTGGAAGATTCATTCTTCGGACGGATCGAAGTCGCCCCGATTGCTAATCCGCAGCGCAGACGGCGGTTTGCGGAATGGCTGCGTGTAACGAATATGAAAGCAAGCTATCTGCTTCAGCCGCTGATTTTTGGTCAGGGCTATAATCTTCAGTCTGCTGATCAAGCAGAGCGGGAGCTTGCGATAAAAGCTCTTATCGCGGCGATGGATGATGCGCTCGAATCAGGAGCAGACCGGGTCACTGTAATCAGCGGCCCGGAAGATCCTCAGGCCCAGCTGCAGCCGCAGCTTGACCGGCTCAGCGATTCACTGCTGCTGCTGGACCAGGCGGCAGCAGAACGTAAGCTGAAGCTTGATCTGGAATTATTCGATACGGCCGTAGACAAAAAACGGTTATTCGGAGACAGCAGAATGGCTGACAAACTAATGCAGCAGCTTGCAGGGAGAACTACACATCTTGCTCTGCTTGCCGATTTGAGCCATGTACCGCTGCTGGGAGAAACCATCGAAGATACGGTATCTAATACGCAAGCCTGGTTAGGGCATGTGCACATCGGGAATTGCTGTACTAACCCCGAGGACGAGCGGTACGGAGACAAACATCCGTACTTCGGTTATCCCGGCGGCTGCCACGATGTGCCTGAGGTTGCCCGTTTCCTGCAAGCTCTCATATCAGCCGGTTATTTGTCATCTGACCGTATAGCCGGTCTCGGCATTGAAATCATCACAGCGGTGGATGAAGATCCGGGTCTGCTGATTGCCGGTGCAAAGCGGACACTGCTTAAAGCGCTTCAAGCCGTTGAGACCCGGTCCCCAAAGGCTGGTGATCTTATATGA
- a CDS encoding four-carbon acid sugar kinase family protein, with translation MKHLRLAFYGDDFTGSTDAMEMLATRGYRTVLFLEPPNPEELKRNYPDVDCIGIAGISRSLPSGKLEEELAPIFEQLLAYQPSVIHYKVCSTFDSAPEIGSIGRVIDIGKRMFSNQQVIPVLAGAPPLSRYTVFGQHFAAAGGTIHRLDRHPIMSVHPATPMDEADLRLHLGRQTELPVGLMSVLELEGDEEEVWQTFSGKEEPVVLFDSLGRRDTLASGKLLWVMAQAADTPLFVVGSSGVEFALAEVWQSTSGLKRELPDYTANHVIAEAAEPIVVLSGSASDTTRRQIEVAEQEGFISVRLPLPEFLNPDTAEAAMEKLLGSADEALQNGCDIIFYTAKGPKDPAISAMKEKLAAAGILPDMSGQLLGQLLGRIMKEIIMRSRTRRFVVAGGDTSGFATKELGISAMEIAVPVAPGAPLNLCYSSDSLVNGLELALKGGQLGQEDYFLRVKKQMVTQEQIKRRDND, from the coding sequence ATGAAGCATCTCCGGCTGGCTTTTTACGGCGACGATTTCACCGGTTCCACGGATGCGATGGAAATGCTGGCCACGCGCGGGTACCGAACGGTATTATTCCTCGAGCCTCCTAATCCGGAGGAGCTAAAGCGGAATTATCCGGATGTGGACTGCATCGGCATAGCCGGAATCAGCCGGTCTCTGCCAAGCGGGAAGCTGGAGGAGGAGCTTGCTCCGATTTTTGAGCAGCTACTTGCTTATCAGCCGTCTGTTATTCATTACAAAGTGTGCTCCACGTTCGACTCAGCACCGGAGATTGGCAGCATAGGACGCGTTATTGATATCGGGAAAAGAATGTTCAGCAACCAGCAAGTGATACCTGTTCTGGCGGGTGCTCCTCCATTATCCCGGTACACTGTCTTTGGCCAGCACTTTGCGGCTGCCGGTGGGACCATTCACCGCCTGGACCGTCATCCCATTATGTCTGTCCATCCGGCAACTCCAATGGATGAAGCCGATCTCCGGCTGCATCTCGGCCGGCAGACTGAGCTGCCGGTAGGCTTAATGTCGGTGCTTGAGCTTGAAGGTGATGAAGAAGAAGTCTGGCAGACTTTTTCCGGTAAAGAGGAACCGGTCGTATTGTTCGATTCACTGGGCCGCAGGGATACATTGGCTTCCGGAAAGCTGCTATGGGTAATGGCCCAGGCGGCGGATACTCCGCTCTTTGTAGTCGGTTCCTCCGGAGTGGAATTTGCACTGGCTGAGGTGTGGCAATCAACATCCGGTTTAAAGCGTGAGCTCCCGGATTATACTGCTAACCATGTAATAGCGGAAGCAGCTGAGCCGATTGTTGTCCTTTCCGGCAGCGCTTCCGACACTACGAGACGGCAGATTGAAGTGGCAGAGCAGGAAGGCTTCATATCGGTCCGGCTTCCACTTCCGGAGTTTTTAAATCCAGACACTGCAGAAGCGGCAATGGAGAAGCTGTTGGGCTCAGCCGATGAAGCACTGCAGAATGGCTGTGACATTATTTTTTATACAGCTAAAGGCCCGAAAGATCCTGCAATTTCAGCCATGAAGGAGAAGCTGGCTGCAGCCGGCATCCTGCCGGATATGAGCGGGCAACTGCTCGGACAACTGCTGGGGCGCATCATGAAGGAAATCATCATGCGTAGCAGAACCAGAAGATTTGTTGTTGCCGGCGGAGACACATCAGGTTTCGCGACCAAGGAGCTTGGCATATCTGCTATGGAGATCGCCGTACCGGTTGCACCAGGGGCACCGCTCAACCTGTGTTACTCCAGTGATTCCCTTGTTAACGGACTTGAGCTGGCCCTCAAGGGAGGACAGCTCGGACAAGAGGATTACTTTTTAAGAGTAAAAAAGCAAATGGTGACCCAAGAACAGATAAAAAGGAGGGATAACGATTAG
- a CDS encoding class II aldolase/adducin family protein — protein sequence MDVGQYMMHYGLAWGNSGNISSRVDADSMLITGSGTYMGHLEDGDLVRVNISSGEYDAAGKRPSKEIPMHAAIYEARPDAGFIIHASPFWTTLAACSDLQIESKLFVESMYYAERIAYVDYYHPGSRELGEAVREKAKEANVIILKNHGIIVFDSSMKEARMGLETIEMTCRMAATMQMTGLTPTVLKPETQQDFLQHSGYKPSRLW from the coding sequence ATCGATGTCGGGCAGTATATGATGCATTACGGACTGGCTTGGGGAAACTCGGGGAATATAAGCAGTCGTGTGGATGCTGATTCCATGCTGATTACAGGGTCCGGCACCTACATGGGACATCTGGAGGATGGTGATCTGGTCCGGGTGAACATTTCCTCCGGGGAATATGATGCCGCCGGAAAGCGGCCTTCCAAAGAAATTCCGATGCATGCCGCAATCTATGAGGCACGTCCCGATGCCGGATTTATTATTCATGCTTCTCCGTTCTGGACGACGCTTGCTGCATGCTCAGACCTGCAGATTGAAAGCAAGCTGTTTGTCGAGAGCATGTATTACGCGGAGCGTATTGCTTATGTGGATTATTACCATCCGGGCAGCCGGGAGCTGGGAGAAGCCGTCCGGGAGAAGGCCAAGGAAGCAAATGTTATTATTCTAAAAAATCACGGTATTATTGTATTCGATTCTTCAATGAAGGAAGCGCGGATGGGTCTTGAAACGATCGAAATGACCTGCAGGATGGCTGCCACTATGCAAATGACCGGCTTAACCCCAACTGTTTTAAAACCGGAGACTCAACAGGATTTTCTCCAGCATTCCGGATACAAGCCCAGCCGTTTATGGTAA
- a CDS encoding GntR family transcriptional regulator codes for MNNLGIVKDTLDQAVYLRLREMIINGEFQPDQLIIQNQLTETLGVSRTPLRKAMAELEMEGLLYRTSKGWYAKSFTLDDMISVFELRAVLEGLACRLIAPVIEEEKIIYMRAIFQSAYQKRQDQDKDAYYLADKKFHNLIASEIQDFHLSKSLESFKVIQTSLTQGLYRSPDETYPEHMAIIDAIEKRDGDLAEELMRNHIRATIAVLRSGDSSIHF; via the coding sequence ATGAACAACTTAGGGATAGTAAAGGATACTCTGGATCAGGCCGTTTACCTGCGGCTGCGTGAAATGATTATCAACGGAGAATTTCAGCCGGATCAGCTGATTATTCAGAACCAGCTGACGGAGACGCTTGGCGTGAGCCGTACTCCTTTGCGCAAGGCAATGGCAGAGCTTGAAATGGAAGGACTCCTGTATAGAACCTCAAAGGGCTGGTATGCAAAAAGCTTTACACTGGACGATATGATCTCTGTATTTGAGCTGCGTGCTGTACTGGAAGGCCTGGCCTGCCGGCTGATTGCACCGGTAATTGAAGAGGAGAAAATCATCTACATGCGGGCTATTTTCCAAAGCGCATACCAGAAAAGACAGGATCAGGACAAGGATGCCTACTATCTGGCCGATAAGAAATTTCATAACTTGATTGCCTCCGAAATTCAGGACTTTCATCTTTCCAAGTCGCTGGAGTCTTTCAAGGTGATCCAGACTAGTCTCACACAGGGCCTCTACCGTTCACCGGATGAGACCTATCCCGAGCATATGGCGATTATTGATGCAATTGAGAAGCGTGACGGCGACCTGGCCGAGGAATTAATGAGAAATCATATCCGAGCTACGATTGCTGTCCTGAGATCAGGAGATTCTTCTATTCATTTTTAA
- a CDS encoding MFS transporter, whose amino-acid sequence MGVKVNDGLAGSQTMNSNQKIPLLEKISYGLGDTGSNLIYTVITTYLTFYFTDIYGIGAAAVGTLMLIARLVDMIDSPILGILIDKTNTRWGKSRPWILWSCIPFSIVSILLFMGPELSASGKMAYAYIFYIAANVLYAAVNNPLQTMLPSMTSNIQEKTVANTFRMFGGQIGGLIVNLTLLPLVAYLGAGDDRKGFFYAMIIFSLTALVLFFITFFNTRERVQGVSGNEAIPVKEGIKAIKGNLPWIGICLFGITMYTMFIMRLSAAIYYMTYYIEKPEIISTVNTIAMSSLLGILAVPFLTKKFSKKSLVITGLAINIVGQLIIFMAGSNVALIIIGTIVGSVGMGLPSGLLFVLKADTVDYGEWKSGVRAPGILMSASGVANKLGSGLGSAIPVWLLAAGGYVAKQQQTPEALRMIALSYIWLPVILGAVAILVMVFVYKWEKPHAEIVAELEARRISKN is encoded by the coding sequence ATGGGAGTAAAGGTAAATGACGGGCTGGCCGGATCACAGACTATGAACAGTAATCAAAAAATCCCCCTCCTAGAAAAAATCAGCTACGGTCTTGGTGATACCGGCTCAAACTTGATCTACACAGTAATCACTACGTATCTGACCTTTTACTTTACAGATATTTACGGAATCGGAGCGGCTGCTGTTGGTACGCTGATGCTGATTGCCCGGCTGGTGGATATGATTGATAGCCCGATTCTCGGAATTCTGATTGATAAAACGAACACCCGATGGGGCAAGTCCCGTCCCTGGATTTTATGGTCATGTATACCGTTCTCAATCGTGTCCATCCTGTTGTTTATGGGACCTGAGCTCAGTGCTTCCGGTAAAATGGCTTATGCATACATCTTCTATATTGCAGCCAACGTGTTATATGCGGCGGTAAACAACCCTCTGCAGACGATGCTGCCAAGCATGACCAGCAACATCCAAGAAAAAACGGTAGCCAACACATTCCGGATGTTCGGAGGACAGATTGGCGGATTAATTGTGAACCTGACACTTCTGCCGCTTGTTGCATATCTGGGTGCTGGTGATGACCGAAAAGGCTTTTTCTATGCGATGATTATATTCTCGCTTACTGCTCTGGTACTGTTCTTTATCACCTTTTTCAATACTAGAGAGCGTGTACAGGGCGTGTCTGGAAATGAGGCTATCCCAGTAAAAGAGGGTATTAAAGCGATTAAAGGTAACCTTCCGTGGATTGGAATCTGCCTATTCGGGATTACGATGTACACGATGTTCATCATGAGACTATCGGCAGCTATTTATTACATGACATATTACATTGAAAAGCCGGAGATTATATCTACCGTTAATACCATTGCGATGAGCTCACTTTTAGGTATACTGGCGGTGCCTTTCTTAACCAAGAAGTTTAGCAAGAAGTCACTTGTGATTACCGGACTTGCCATTAATATTGTGGGTCAGTTAATAATCTTCATGGCTGGGTCAAATGTAGCCCTGATCATTATTGGGACCATTGTCGGTTCAGTCGGAATGGGTTTGCCTTCAGGCTTGCTGTTTGTTTTGAAGGCGGATACTGTTGATTACGGGGAGTGGAAATCCGGTGTCCGGGCGCCAGGCATTCTGATGTCCGCTTCCGGGGTGGCCAACAAGCTAGGCTCGGGTCTTGGTAGCGCCATTCCGGTATGGCTGCTTGCTGCGGGAGGTTACGTAGCCAAGCAGCAGCAAACCCCTGAAGCCCTTCGGATGATCGCTTTAAGTTATATCTGGCTGCCTGTTATCCTAGGTGCAGTAGCGATTCTTGTGATGGTATTCGTTTATAAGTGGGAAAAGCCGCATGCTGAGATTGTAGCGGAACTGGAGGCAAGACGGATCAGCAAAAATTAA
- the xerS gene encoding tyrosine recombinase XerS — translation MDKQMKMHYMQRIDEKLSDLPWYVTEFIDSKKRTLSPTTLLNYCHDYIIFFDWLIAENLTSSIRKEIHLETLERLTIREVENFLSFLDYQLGNKKLTINRKLSSLKSLFDYLQNKAETSDLKPYIQRNVMAKMDLNAVKESQETIANRIEGKILREDDFELFRQFVAYDFGEKYKDNKRIYTFHQFNRERDTAIVSLILGSGLRLSEVAGINMDDLDMNKALVRVIRKGDKEQYVYFSKQALLDLESYLQIRETRYVPEKLENYLFIAAPVGRKGKSRRLTQRSIEKLIEKYAAAFGKPSLTVHSLRHSFATRYHLENNDVPKLKNQLGHSSIQTTMIYTHLTDEEMRNAVNNMDR, via the coding sequence ATGGATAAACAAATGAAAATGCACTACATGCAACGGATTGATGAAAAACTGTCTGATTTACCTTGGTATGTTACAGAATTTATCGATAGCAAAAAACGAACGTTATCTCCAACGACACTTCTTAACTACTGCCATGATTACATTATCTTTTTCGATTGGCTGATCGCTGAGAATCTAACTTCATCAATCCGGAAAGAAATACACTTAGAAACGCTGGAACGGTTAACCATTCGAGAAGTGGAAAATTTCCTGTCATTCCTGGATTATCAGCTTGGAAACAAGAAGCTTACGATTAACCGCAAATTGTCCTCGCTGAAATCGTTGTTTGATTACCTTCAGAATAAGGCTGAAACCAGCGACCTTAAACCATATATTCAACGAAATGTAATGGCCAAAATGGATTTAAATGCCGTCAAAGAAAGCCAGGAAACCATTGCAAACCGTATTGAAGGTAAAATTCTCAGAGAAGACGATTTTGAATTATTCAGGCAATTTGTAGCGTATGATTTTGGCGAAAAGTATAAGGATAACAAGCGGATTTATACGTTTCATCAGTTTAATCGTGAGCGCGACACAGCAATCGTTTCGCTGATATTAGGCTCAGGACTCCGATTGTCCGAGGTTGCAGGCATTAATATGGATGATCTGGATATGAATAAAGCTCTGGTACGCGTAATACGTAAAGGCGATAAAGAACAATATGTTTATTTTAGCAAACAGGCTTTACTGGATTTAGAAAGTTATCTGCAGATCAGAGAAACCAGATATGTACCAGAAAAACTTGAAAATTATCTGTTCATTGCAGCTCCTGTAGGCCGCAAAGGTAAAAGCCGGCGTTTGACACAGCGCTCAATTGAAAAACTGATTGAAAAGTATGCCGCAGCCTTTGGGAAACCTTCACTTACAGTTCATTCCCTGAGACATTCTTTTGCAACACGATATCATCTAGAGAATAACGATGTCCCGAAACTGAAAAATCAATTAGGGCATTCATCCATACAAACAACAATGATATACACACACTTAACAGATGAAGAGATGCGTAACGCTGTAAATAATATGGATCGTTAA